The following proteins come from a genomic window of Mauremys mutica isolate MM-2020 ecotype Southern chromosome 7, ASM2049712v1, whole genome shotgun sequence:
- the PPP1R14B gene encoding protein phosphatase 1 regulatory subunit 14B yields the protein MAAPCSPESGPAGATSPRVYFQSPPGEPGQEEEEGPGRRQGKVTVKYDRKELRKRLNLEEWILEQLTQLYDCQEEEIPELEIDVDELLDMGSDDARGARVKELLVDCYKPTEAFVGDLLDKIRGMQKLSTPQKK from the exons ATGGCAGCGCCTTGCAGCCCGGAGAGCGGCCCAGCGGGGGCCACAAGCCCCCGGGTTTATTTCCAGAGCCCCCCGGGGGAGCcgggccaggaggaggaggaggggccgggccggcgccAGGGGAAGGTCACGGTGAAATACGATCGCAAGGAGCTTCGCAAGCGGCTCAACCTAGAGGAGTGGATCCTGGAGCAGCTCACGCAGCTGTACGACTGCCAG GAAGAAGAGATTCCGGAACTGGAGATCGATGTAGATGAGCTGCTGGACATGGGCAGTGATGACGCCCGGGGAGCCAGGGTGAAG gAGCTCCTGGTTGACTGTTACAAGCCCACGGAG GCTTTTGTGGGGGACCTGCTCGACAAGATCCGAGGCATGCAGAAGCTCAGCACCCCCCAGAAGaaatga
- the LOC123373698 gene encoding peptidyl-prolyl cis-trans isomerase FKBP2-like isoform X4 has product MDAILRRQQPERKCPWLWSRDAELLWSRDGEDGDPQGGFRAWPIGKWELPAAAQRGLERGLARRMQSSQATALLTLCLWALCHPALGTEGKRKLQIGVKKRVENCPIKSRKGDVLHMHYTGKLEDGTEFDSSIPRDQPFIFSLGTGQVIKGWDQGLLGMCEGEKRKLVIPSELGYGDRGAPPKIPGGATLIFEVELLKIERRPEL; this is encoded by the exons ATGGACGCCATTTTGCGCCGCCAGCAGCCAGAGCGTAAGTGCCCTTGGCTCTGGTCACGTGACGCAGAGCTGCTTTGGTCACGTGATGGGGAAGATGGCGACCCCCAGGGCGGGTTCCGGGCCTGGCCAATCGGGAAGTGGGAGCTGCCGGCGGCTGCGCAGAGGGGTTTGGAGCGGGGTCTGGCGAGGAG GATGCAGTCGAGCCAGGCCACAGCACTGCTCACGCTCTGCCTGTGGGCGCTTTGCCATCCAGCGCTGGGCACCGAGGGCAAGAGAAAGCTGCAGATTGGCGTCAAGAAGCGGGTGGAGAACTGTCCCATCAAATCCCGCAAGGGAGATGTGCTGCACATGCATTACACC GGCAAGCTAGAAGATGGGACCGAGTTTGACAGCAGCATCCCACGTGACCAGCCCTTCATCTTCTCGCTGGGGACGGGCCAAGTCATCAAAGGCTGGGACCAAGGCCTGCTTGG GATGTGTGAGGGTGAGAAGAGGAAACTGGTGATTCCCTCTGAGCTGG GCTACGGGGACCGAGGGGCTCCACCCAAGATCCCAG GTGGCGCAACACTGATCTTCGAGGTGGAGCTGCTGAAGATTGAGCGACGACCGGAGCTGTAG
- the LOC123373698 gene encoding peptidyl-prolyl cis-trans isomerase FKBP2-like isoform X5: MGKMATPRAGSGPGQSGSGSCRRLRRGVWSGVWRGGRSRLLLEGLGTSGCTRMQSSQATALLTLCLWALCHPALGTEGKRKLQIGVKKRVENCPIKSRKGDVLHMHYTGKLEDGTEFDSSIPRDQPFIFSLGTGQVIKGWDQGLLGMCEGEKRKLVIPSELGYGDRGAPPKIPGGATLIFEVELLKIERRPEL, translated from the exons ATGGGGAAGATGGCGACCCCCAGGGCGGGTTCCGGGCCTGGCCAATCGGGAAGTGGGAGCTGCCGGCGGCTGCGCAGAGGGGTTTGGAGCGGGGTCTGGCGAGGAG GGAGAAGCCGGCTCCTGCTCGAGGGCCTGGGGACATCTGGGTGCACAAG GATGCAGTCGAGCCAGGCCACAGCACTGCTCACGCTCTGCCTGTGGGCGCTTTGCCATCCAGCGCTGGGCACCGAGGGCAAGAGAAAGCTGCAGATTGGCGTCAAGAAGCGGGTGGAGAACTGTCCCATCAAATCCCGCAAGGGAGATGTGCTGCACATGCATTACACC GGCAAGCTAGAAGATGGGACCGAGTTTGACAGCAGCATCCCACGTGACCAGCCCTTCATCTTCTCGCTGGGGACGGGCCAAGTCATCAAAGGCTGGGACCAAGGCCTGCTTGG GATGTGTGAGGGTGAGAAGAGGAAACTGGTGATTCCCTCTGAGCTGG GCTACGGGGACCGAGGGGCTCCACCCAAGATCCCAG GTGGCGCAACACTGATCTTCGAGGTGGAGCTGCTGAAGATTGAGCGACGACCGGAGCTGTAG
- the LOC123373698 gene encoding peptidyl-prolyl cis-trans isomerase FKBP2-like isoform X6 codes for MRFSGWHTRGQWCLMLLGQGAEERLLQLEDRMQSSQATALLTLCLWALCHPALGTEGKRKLQIGVKKRVENCPIKSRKGDVLHMHYTGKLEDGTEFDSSIPRDQPFIFSLGTGQVIKGWDQGLLGMCEGEKRKLVIPSELGYGDRGAPPKIPGGATLIFEVELLKIERRPEL; via the exons ATGAGATTCTCTGGCTGGCACACCAGAGGGCAGTGGTGTCTGATGCTACTAGGGCAGGGAGCGGAGGAGAGGCTCCTTCAGCTGGAGGACAG GATGCAGTCGAGCCAGGCCACAGCACTGCTCACGCTCTGCCTGTGGGCGCTTTGCCATCCAGCGCTGGGCACCGAGGGCAAGAGAAAGCTGCAGATTGGCGTCAAGAAGCGGGTGGAGAACTGTCCCATCAAATCCCGCAAGGGAGATGTGCTGCACATGCATTACACC GGCAAGCTAGAAGATGGGACCGAGTTTGACAGCAGCATCCCACGTGACCAGCCCTTCATCTTCTCGCTGGGGACGGGCCAAGTCATCAAAGGCTGGGACCAAGGCCTGCTTGG GATGTGTGAGGGTGAGAAGAGGAAACTGGTGATTCCCTCTGAGCTGG GCTACGGGGACCGAGGGGCTCCACCCAAGATCCCAG GTGGCGCAACACTGATCTTCGAGGTGGAGCTGCTGAAGATTGAGCGACGACCGGAGCTGTAG